A region of Dermabacter vaginalis DNA encodes the following proteins:
- the rplI gene encoding 50S ribosomal protein L9, with the protein MATTKLILTNEVSKLGGPGDVVEVKAGYARNYLLPRGLATPWTKGAERQLEQMAAANSKRAVASLEDAQALRDVLQTKPVVVAERAGQNGRLFGAVTAAEVAEAVKAGFDREIDRRKVEFTAPIKSLGEYTVTVRLHEEVYANLVVQVVAAKGARA; encoded by the coding sequence ATGGCTACTACCAAGCTCATCCTCACCAATGAGGTTTCCAAGCTCGGCGGCCCCGGCGATGTCGTCGAGGTCAAGGCCGGCTACGCTCGCAACTACCTTCTGCCGCGTGGCCTCGCCACGCCGTGGACCAAGGGTGCTGAGCGCCAGCTCGAGCAGATGGCTGCCGCGAACTCGAAGCGTGCCGTGGCATCGCTCGAGGACGCCCAGGCCCTCCGCGACGTTCTCCAGACCAAGCCGGTCGTTGTGGCCGAGCGCGCGGGTCAGAACGGCCGTCTCTTCGGCGCCGTGACGGCCGCCGAGGTTGCCGAGGCCGTCAAGGCTGGATTCGATCGCGAGATCGACCGTCGTAAGGTCGAGTTCACCGCACCGATCAAGTCGCTCGGCGAGTACACCGTGACGGTGCGCCTGCACGAAGAGGTTTACGCAAACCTCGTTGTCCAGGTTGTTGCCGCGAAGGGTGCGCGCGCCTGA
- the rpsR gene encoding 30S ribosomal protein S18 — MAKPELRKPKKKQNPLKSAGIENIDYKDPAVLRKFISDRGKIRARRVTGVSVQEQRKIAKAVKNAREIALLPYSTSGR; from the coding sequence ATGGCGAAGCCAGAGCTTCGTAAGCCCAAGAAGAAGCAGAACCCGCTTAAGAGCGCCGGTATCGAGAACATCGATTACAAGGACCCCGCAGTTCTGCGTAAGTTCATTTCGGATCGCGGAAAGATCCGTGCACGCCGCGTGACCGGCGTGAGTGTCCAGGAGCAGCGTAAGATCGCGAAGGCCGTCAAGAACGCCCGCGAGATCGCCCTCCTTCCCTACTCGACCTCCGGTCGCTGA
- a CDS encoding single-stranded DNA-binding protein, protein MANDTVITVVGNLTADPELRFTNSGIPVASFTVASTPRTFDRQSGEWKDGEALFLRCSIWRDAAENVAESLAKGTRVIVQGRLQQRSYTDREGNNRTSIELQVDEIGPSLRYATAKPTRTQRGGGNFGGGFNGGNNGGGNYGGGQGGYSNQGGYGGNRGGNQGGPQGGQNPADVDPWSNGGAEEPPPF, encoded by the coding sequence ATGGCGAACGATACCGTCATCACCGTCGTCGGAAACCTGACCGCCGATCCCGAGCTGCGCTTTACGAACTCGGGCATTCCCGTCGCGTCGTTCACCGTCGCGTCGACCCCCCGCACGTTCGACCGCCAGTCGGGCGAATGGAAAGACGGCGAGGCTCTCTTCCTGCGCTGCTCCATCTGGCGCGATGCAGCCGAGAACGTCGCCGAGTCCCTCGCGAAGGGCACCCGCGTGATCGTTCAGGGCCGCCTCCAGCAGCGCTCGTACACCGACCGCGAAGGCAACAACCGCACCTCGATCGAACTCCAGGTTGACGAGATCGGTCCTTCGCTCCGCTACGCGACCGCGAAGCCGACCCGCACTCAGCGCGGCGGCGGCAACTTCGGTGGCGGCTTCAACGGTGGAAATAATGGTGGCGGCAACTACGGTGGCGGCCAGGGCGGCTACTCCAACCAGGGAGGCTACGGCGGCAACCGCGGTGGCAACCAGGGAGGGCCGCAGGGCGGCCAGAACCCCGCCGATGTTGACCCCTGGAGCAACGGCGGCGCCGAAGAGCCCCCGCCCTTCTAA
- the rpsF gene encoding 30S ribosomal protein S6, translating to MRKYEMVVILDPSIDERTVDTTFEKLIKVVPAEGGTVDNTDVWGKRKFAYEIDKKQEGIYVVLNFTSKPETAKELDRQLGLNESVLRTKLMRVDEK from the coding sequence ATGCGTAAGTACGAAATGGTCGTGATCCTGGACCCGTCGATCGACGAGCGTACCGTGGACACCACTTTTGAGAAGCTCATCAAGGTTGTTCCTGCTGAGGGCGGCACCGTCGACAACACCGACGTGTGGGGCAAGCGCAAGTTCGCCTACGAGATCGACAAGAAGCAGGAAGGCATCTACGTCGTTCTTAACTTCACCTCGAAGCCCGAGACCGCCAAGGAGCTCGACCGCCAGCTCGGCCTCAACGAGTCCGTTCTGCGCACGAAGCTCATGCGCGTCGACGAGAAGTAA
- a CDS encoding transglycosylase domain-containing protein: MSDKTPKGTSRTRSSGKRAARAATTPAAASLSRSRTKPRPETTTRTPGRPSDAPSSTPRGNRRAKNKPKPTNLLNYPRAGREGFWRWWPSWRLLSAVFVLLFFAGIGFGAWLYATTDVPEPTDIAVAQTTRVYYSDGKTLLGEFSDLNRTILPADEIPDNVKEAVVASEDSTFYENRGISPKGIVRALVNNLSGGSRQGASTITQQYVENYYTGKVTSYTGKVREMIMAVKIDQELDKNEILSRYLNTIYFGRSAYGIEEAAQAYFGKSASELDDAEAALLVAVIPAPSAYDPAKNPEKAKALWQRVIDREVNETATLTKEEADKLSFPETIEYKRQSSLRGTNGYLMMAVRKELEARGFDEDDIDTGGYTIVSTIDKHTQDSTVEVIANLPEDRPENNHVGTVSIDPSTGAIRALYGGEDYLKQQRNDATQSRMQAGSTFKAFTLVAALEEGYSLHSNWDASSPRTFKGWTVKNFNNASRGTVDLLTATRHSYNTPYAALNVDMGAEKTRDAAIKMGLSEKTPGLDDSPSNVLGSASSTMLELANAYSTIASGGIKRTPHIVEKVTNADGSSKYAYKDDGERVLKESTAINATVALQEPTSSRGSAKVVARKMDGRPVAGKTGTSSSFRSALFVGYTPQLVTAVGMFQPSADGRTEEPLTPFGPWEDMTGGGAPASIFADIMTSALDGQDELDFPGEVDSEGKKKRKRKKRTHAPRRTTQPEAPAQPSEQPSEEPPATEEPSEEAPEPAPEPSEQPTPSSKPEKPKPEPEPEPSEKPKTPKMQPTRGNDKPVEPTATPKEPR; the protein is encoded by the coding sequence GTGAGCGATAAGACGCCGAAGGGGACAAGCCGTACACGCTCGAGTGGGAAGCGTGCCGCACGCGCGGCGACGACCCCCGCGGCGGCGAGTTTAAGCCGCAGCCGCACAAAGCCGCGCCCCGAAACAACGACGCGCACTCCCGGCCGTCCCTCTGACGCACCGTCGTCAACGCCACGAGGTAATCGCAGGGCTAAGAACAAGCCCAAACCCACGAACCTCCTCAATTATCCCCGCGCGGGCAGGGAGGGGTTTTGGCGCTGGTGGCCATCGTGGCGACTCCTTTCCGCCGTTTTTGTGCTGCTCTTTTTCGCCGGCATCGGCTTCGGCGCGTGGCTGTATGCCACGACTGATGTTCCCGAGCCCACCGATATCGCGGTCGCCCAAACGACCCGGGTCTACTACTCGGACGGAAAGACTCTCCTCGGCGAGTTCAGCGACCTCAATCGCACGATTCTGCCCGCCGACGAGATCCCCGACAACGTCAAGGAGGCTGTCGTCGCCTCCGAGGACTCCACGTTTTACGAGAACCGCGGCATTTCGCCGAAGGGTATCGTGCGCGCCCTCGTGAACAACCTTTCAGGCGGCTCCCGCCAGGGGGCTTCGACGATCACCCAGCAGTACGTCGAGAACTACTACACGGGCAAGGTCACGTCGTATACCGGCAAGGTGCGCGAAATGATCATGGCCGTCAAAATCGACCAGGAGCTCGACAAGAACGAGATCCTTTCGCGCTACCTCAACACGATCTACTTCGGGCGCTCCGCGTACGGCATTGAAGAAGCGGCACAGGCCTACTTCGGCAAGAGCGCGAGTGAACTCGATGATGCCGAGGCCGCGCTCCTCGTGGCCGTTATTCCTGCGCCCAGTGCCTACGACCCCGCGAAGAACCCCGAAAAAGCGAAGGCCCTGTGGCAGCGTGTGATCGATCGCGAGGTCAATGAGACGGCCACGCTCACGAAGGAGGAGGCCGACAAGCTCAGCTTCCCCGAGACGATCGAATACAAACGTCAAAGCTCCTTGCGCGGCACAAACGGCTACCTCATGATGGCGGTGCGCAAGGAACTCGAGGCGCGAGGCTTTGACGAGGACGACATCGACACGGGCGGCTACACGATCGTTTCGACGATCGACAAGCACACGCAAGACTCGACCGTCGAAGTGATCGCAAACCTCCCCGAGGACCGCCCCGAGAACAACCACGTGGGAACCGTGAGCATCGACCCGTCAACCGGCGCGATCCGGGCGCTCTACGGCGGCGAGGACTACCTCAAGCAGCAGCGTAACGACGCTACCCAGTCGCGCATGCAGGCCGGTTCAACGTTCAAAGCGTTCACGCTTGTCGCGGCGCTCGAGGAGGGCTACAGCCTCCACTCCAACTGGGATGCCTCCTCACCTAGGACGTTCAAGGGGTGGACGGTCAAGAACTTCAACAACGCCTCCCGCGGCACGGTCGATCTTCTGACTGCGACGCGGCACTCCTACAACACGCCCTATGCGGCACTCAACGTCGACATGGGCGCCGAAAAGACGCGCGATGCGGCCATCAAGATGGGGCTTTCCGAGAAGACGCCCGGCCTCGACGACAGCCCCAGCAACGTTCTCGGCTCTGCTTCATCCACGATGCTTGAGCTCGCCAACGCCTACTCGACGATCGCCTCCGGAGGCATCAAACGCACTCCGCACATCGTCGAAAAAGTGACCAACGCTGACGGTTCGAGCAAGTACGCCTATAAGGATGACGGCGAGAGAGTTCTCAAGGAATCCACGGCCATCAACGCGACCGTAGCCCTTCAGGAACCCACGAGCTCGCGCGGATCGGCGAAGGTCGTTGCGAGAAAAATGGACGGCCGACCGGTCGCGGGTAAGACGGGCACGTCCAGCTCGTTCCGCTCGGCGCTCTTCGTGGGTTACACCCCGCAGCTCGTGACCGCGGTGGGGATGTTCCAGCCAAGTGCCGACGGCCGCACTGAAGAACCGCTCACCCCGTTCGGCCCGTGGGAGGACATGACCGGCGGCGGCGCGCCCGCGAGCATCTTCGCCGACATCATGACGAGCGCCCTCGACGGGCAGGACGAACTCGACTTCCCAGGCGAAGTCGACTCCGAGGGCAAGAAGAAACGGAAGAGGAAAAAGCGGACGCACGCGCCGCGCAGGACCACGCAGCCTGAGGCTCCTGCGCAGCCGTCGGAACAGCCGAGTGAGGAACCGCCCGCAACCGAGGAGCCTTCGGAAGAAGCGCCCGAGCCAGCGCCCGAGCCGAGCGAGCAGCCCACGCCATCGTCGAAGCCCGAGAAGCCCAAGCCCGAGCCCGAGCCCGAACCGAGCGAAAAGCCGAAGACACCGAAGATGCAGCCGACGCGCGGCAACGACAAACCGGTCGAACCGACTGCGACGCCGAAAGAACCTCGGTAG
- a CDS encoding CCA tRNA nucleotidyltransferase — protein MTYVTNGDTRRVERIGIDTVRTRAQSMFRALPASVHELGEMFEGAGQELALVGGPVRDALLGRSSDDLDFTTSARPDETERILRTWVGKRGAIWDMGREFGTLGAQLDGVKVEITTYRTEEYDPKSRKPQVAYGDTIDGDLSRRDFTVNAMAVRLPSLEFIDPFGGLEDLAAGLLRTPVAPEQSFSDDPLRMMRAVRFASTLGFDIEEGTARAIGALAERLTIVSAERVRDELVKLMLGDHPRSALEQMVDLGLAEIVLPELPAMRLEIDEHHRHKDVYTHSLTVLEQAIDLETGPEGPVPGPDFILRFAALMHDCAKPNTRRYEEGGVVTFRFHEVVGARMAKARMKALKFDKETTKAVAHLIELHLRFHGYSDSEWTDSAVRRYVTDAGDQLERLHRLTRADCTTRNKRKAQRLREAYDDLEKRIAELAEQEEISKIRPDLDGRAIMQILGLEPGPAVGKAYAYLLELRMEEGPLGEEEASKRLQEWWAHNGAHDSASATRGNSK, from the coding sequence ATGACGTACGTGACTAATGGCGACACGCGCCGGGTGGAGCGCATCGGGATTGACACCGTTCGCACCCGCGCGCAGAGCATGTTTCGGGCGCTTCCAGCCTCCGTCCATGAGCTTGGCGAAATGTTTGAGGGGGCTGGTCAGGAGCTCGCTCTTGTGGGCGGGCCCGTGCGCGATGCCCTTCTTGGGCGCAGTAGCGATGACCTCGACTTCACGACGTCGGCGAGGCCTGATGAGACCGAGCGCATCCTTCGCACATGGGTAGGTAAGCGCGGCGCGATCTGGGACATGGGCCGCGAGTTTGGCACGCTCGGCGCGCAGCTCGATGGCGTGAAGGTGGAAATCACGACGTACCGCACCGAGGAGTACGATCCGAAGTCGCGCAAGCCTCAAGTCGCATACGGCGACACGATTGACGGCGACCTTTCCCGCCGCGACTTCACCGTGAACGCGATGGCGGTGCGCCTTCCTTCGCTCGAGTTCATTGACCCATTCGGCGGTCTCGAGGATCTCGCCGCGGGGCTTCTTCGCACACCCGTCGCCCCCGAGCAGTCCTTCAGCGACGACCCGCTGCGCATGATGCGCGCCGTCCGCTTTGCCTCCACCCTTGGTTTCGACATCGAGGAGGGCACCGCGCGCGCGATCGGGGCACTCGCCGAGCGCCTCACGATCGTGAGCGCTGAGCGCGTGCGCGATGAGCTCGTGAAGCTCATGCTCGGCGACCACCCGAGGAGCGCCCTCGAGCAAATGGTCGACCTTGGTCTCGCCGAGATCGTCCTTCCCGAACTGCCCGCGATGCGGCTCGAAATCGACGAGCACCACAGGCACAAGGACGTCTATACGCACTCGCTCACGGTGCTTGAGCAGGCGATTGACCTTGAAACGGGCCCCGAAGGACCGGTGCCCGGCCCCGATTTCATCTTGCGCTTTGCCGCCCTCATGCACGATTGCGCGAAGCCCAATACACGCCGCTACGAAGAGGGCGGGGTCGTGACGTTCCGTTTCCACGAGGTGGTGGGTGCGCGCATGGCGAAGGCTCGCATGAAGGCCCTCAAGTTCGATAAGGAGACGACGAAAGCGGTTGCCCACCTGATCGAACTGCACCTTCGGTTCCACGGTTACTCTGACTCAGAGTGGACGGACTCTGCGGTGCGCCGTTACGTGACCGACGCGGGAGACCAGCTGGAGCGCCTCCACCGCCTCACGCGTGCCGATTGCACGACCCGCAATAAACGCAAGGCCCAGCGCCTCCGTGAAGCCTACGACGATCTCGAAAAGCGTATTGCTGAGCTTGCCGAGCAGGAAGAGATCTCGAAAATCCGGCCTGATCTGGACGGCCGCGCAATCATGCAGATCTTGGGGCTCGAGCCGGGGCCAGCCGTGGGAAAGGCTTACGCCTACCTTCTTGAGCTTCGCATGGAGGAGGGGCCGCTCGGCGAGGAGGAGGCCTCCAAGCGCCTTCAGGAATGGTGGGCGCATAATGGGGCGCACGACAGCGCCTCCGCGACGAGAGGAAACTCGAAGTGA
- a CDS encoding DUF6049 family protein yields the protein MLRSVTRRALRALLVMVALYSILCAALAPVGAFVRSGSAAYQSTGQKPPAHVALTAPGLPSEPAPTPGPAPVADTPLTLDLLSLTPAAVRPGDTLEARVSITNTTDAPLENVALQLSSLTSRITDRTLADEWSATDPAQTSRRGTVRGTSAARTLAPGETAEFTVRIPADTLGYSRDESLWGPRRVALTAVTGATTAPDAEDSSANATPVATLRTFLVWQPADHTPSVSLAYLAPLASTDPALVATNPEAFEKDVREGAFAAQWEIAQRDDVSWWLDPSMLAELKVPEGMSTVEEARLSLEAKTSTPSPSASPATPTAPPASDAGGAKETPSTPATARAAGTPWGPNSAWDERRSSLIDAARTHDVTLAPFALASPATARSTTRLLENEAASATQSAGLAAAPTLMRVESGAVTAKAVRSSGAQTALVPAESFYSSLSPSVTPSGYAQIEDGDKPATPLLGYDTRLTRLSERLADHNDPELSIQRALADTALLAGEPASAPRTILLAPSPTSRLNPARTSRMLDALGAAPWVTHASASTLVKAAKAGEGTTSISGESGNYWVGKVNKLHAIGEKSDASPARIDPEAQKVPAGASKRVEKSLTKLGDVRAVLEDPSYLYAAILLAASGVNTPLFEDPHAHVTRLAHLNTVTEANAKRISLTLAGTYNLVSNEASIPYTVHNGFSTPVTLNPSVTFSQRIAKAGATLEPVTLPALTTGDNAIPVEAVRSGSGSFTVMITNGNDVVLDSRESQLSVNPEWENWTTLIAMVLLAALVITGVVRAGRTKSDARSPALTEPEDLASVDHPDAPPHTRVEH from the coding sequence ATGCTTCGATCCGTGACGCGGCGCGCCTTACGCGCCCTCCTCGTCATGGTCGCACTGTATTCGATTCTGTGTGCGGCTCTTGCGCCCGTTGGCGCTTTCGTCCGATCGGGCTCCGCAGCCTACCAGTCTACCGGCCAGAAACCGCCCGCACATGTGGCACTGACCGCACCTGGGCTACCGTCGGAACCCGCACCTACCCCCGGGCCAGCCCCGGTAGCCGATACCCCGCTCACGCTGGACCTTCTTTCGCTTACGCCCGCTGCGGTAAGACCCGGCGATACGCTCGAGGCCCGCGTGAGCATCACCAACACAACGGATGCGCCGCTCGAGAATGTGGCCCTCCAGCTCTCGAGCTTGACCTCACGCATCACCGATCGCACACTCGCCGATGAATGGTCGGCAACTGACCCGGCACAGACGTCCCGCCGCGGGACAGTACGCGGAACCTCGGCTGCGCGCACCCTCGCACCAGGCGAAACCGCCGAGTTCACGGTGCGAATCCCCGCCGACACTCTCGGCTACTCACGCGACGAGTCGCTATGGGGCCCGCGCCGCGTGGCTCTCACGGCCGTCACGGGAGCCACCACGGCGCCCGATGCCGAAGATTCCTCCGCAAACGCCACCCCGGTCGCGACGCTTCGCACGTTCCTCGTGTGGCAGCCAGCTGACCACACGCCGAGTGTTTCCCTCGCCTATCTCGCGCCCCTCGCCTCCACCGACCCCGCACTCGTGGCGACCAACCCGGAGGCTTTCGAAAAAGATGTGCGCGAGGGTGCCTTCGCCGCCCAGTGGGAGATTGCCCAACGCGACGACGTGAGCTGGTGGCTCGACCCCTCCATGCTCGCGGAGCTCAAGGTGCCCGAAGGTATGAGCACCGTCGAGGAAGCCCGTTTGAGTCTTGAGGCGAAAACCTCCACGCCATCGCCGAGCGCGAGCCCGGCAACGCCCACGGCGCCCCCGGCTTCGGATGCGGGCGGCGCCAAGGAAACCCCGAGCACGCCCGCCACCGCTCGCGCCGCAGGCACACCGTGGGGGCCGAATTCTGCGTGGGACGAGCGCCGCTCCTCGCTCATAGACGCGGCTAGAACACACGACGTGACACTCGCCCCCTTTGCCCTCGCAAGCCCCGCAACAGCCCGCTCGACCACCCGGCTTCTCGAGAACGAAGCCGCTTCAGCCACACAAAGCGCGGGCCTCGCGGCCGCCCCCACCCTGATGCGCGTAGAGTCCGGGGCTGTCACCGCGAAAGCCGTACGCTCCTCGGGAGCACAGACCGCTCTCGTGCCCGCCGAATCCTTCTATTCATCCCTGAGCCCAAGCGTCACCCCGAGTGGGTACGCGCAGATCGAGGATGGCGACAAACCGGCAACACCGCTCCTCGGCTACGACACGCGGCTCACGCGCCTTTCGGAGCGGCTTGCCGATCACAACGATCCCGAACTGTCCATTCAGCGGGCACTCGCGGATACGGCACTCCTCGCGGGCGAGCCAGCGTCGGCCCCCCGCACCATTCTGCTTGCCCCTTCCCCTACCTCCCGACTCAACCCCGCACGCACCTCCCGCATGCTCGATGCCCTTGGCGCCGCACCGTGGGTCACGCACGCGAGCGCCTCCACCCTCGTCAAAGCGGCAAAGGCAGGAGAAGGCACCACGTCGATCAGCGGCGAGAGTGGGAACTATTGGGTGGGCAAGGTGAATAAGCTCCACGCCATCGGTGAGAAGTCCGACGCCAGCCCCGCCCGCATCGATCCCGAAGCCCAAAAGGTGCCGGCCGGCGCAAGCAAAAGGGTCGAAAAGAGCCTCACGAAGTTGGGCGACGTGCGCGCCGTACTCGAGGATCCGAGCTACCTTTATGCGGCGATCTTGCTCGCGGCTTCGGGCGTGAATACCCCACTTTTCGAGGATCCTCACGCTCACGTCACGCGACTTGCACACCTCAACACGGTCACCGAAGCGAACGCGAAGCGCATTTCATTGACACTCGCGGGAACCTACAATCTCGTCTCGAACGAGGCCTCGATCCCCTATACCGTTCACAACGGCTTTTCCACACCCGTGACGCTCAACCCGTCGGTCACATTTTCCCAACGGATCGCAAAGGCTGGCGCTACGCTCGAGCCCGTCACGCTTCCGGCGCTCACCACGGGCGATAACGCGATCCCCGTCGAGGCCGTGCGCAGCGGCAGCGGCTCGTTCACGGTGATGATTACGAACGGCAACGACGTGGTCCTCGATTCGCGCGAGAGCCAACTGAGCGTCAACCCCGAGTGGGAGAACTGGACGACCCTCATCGCGATGGTGCTTCTCGCCGCGCTCGTGATTACGGGCGTGGTCCGCGCCGGCCGCACAAAATCTGATGCGCGAAGCCCGGCACTCACCGAGCCGGAAGACCTCGCGAGCGTCGACCACCCCGATGCGCCCCCTCACACACGTGTAGAACACTAA